The Prionailurus viverrinus isolate Anna chromosome B2, UM_Priviv_1.0, whole genome shotgun sequence genome contains the following window.
GTCtcgaaggggaaactgaggcagggttGCACTTGGTGGAGGTGAGTGCTGCTGGTGCCATGGTGCCACCCTgatccctcttccccttcctggtCCCAGTCATTGAAGAAGCCAACTGGATGACTCTGGACAAAGATGTGCCCCAGCCACCAGGGGGCGGCTTCGATGCGGTCATCTGCCTTGGCAATAGTTTTGCCCACTTGCCAGACTGCAGAGGTGAGAGACGGCGTGGCCTTGAGCATGGCCCCTGCTTTGAGCTGTACCTCTTTCCACAGACCCCTGGGTGCCTGCTCTCCTGACAGAGCAGACTGTTTTCTGCTCCTCTGTGCCTTGGCATCTGTATCCCTGGGGAGGACAAAGATGGGAGGGAGATTGGTGCTCGGAGCCCTGAGCAGATGgagcctctctgcccctgcccggaGCTCAGGAGACCAGAGTGAGCACCGGCTGGCACTGAGGAACATCGCGAGCATGGTGCGGTCTGGGGGCCTTTTGGTCATCGATCATCGCAACTACGACCACATCCTCAGCACAGGCTGTGCACCCCCAGGAAAGAACATCTACTATAAGGTGGGGcccctggtggtggtgggggggaggcccAGAGTAGGGGATGGGGGACGCGATCCTGCGGTCCAGGCCCTACAATGGTTGCAGAGGCTAATGCAGCCTGCACCACCACCTACAGAGTGACTTGACCAAGGATATCACGACATCAGTGCTGACAGTGAACAACAAGGCCCACATGGTGACCCTGGACTACACAGTGCAGGTGCCGGGCGCTGGCCAGGATGGTTCTCCTGGTTTGAGGTACCCACTCGGCTAGgtaggggtgaggaggggtggtGCTGAGGCCACCAGCCCTCATGGTTGGTTGGGGGCTCTGTTTCAGTAAGTTCCGGCTCTCCTACTACCCGCACCGTTTGGCTTCCTTCACGGAGTTGCTCCGAGCAGCCTTCGGGGGCAAGTGCCAGCACAGCGTCCTGGGGGACTTCAAGCCTTACAAGCCTGGCCAGGCCTACATCCCTTGCTATTTCATCCATGTGCTCAAGAGGACGGACTGAGTGCTGAGCGTGGCCTCAGCTCCTACGACCCTCGGCCCAGGCACTGCCAGATCCgtctggggaggtggggactgGCAGCCCCATACCAAGCCTAACCCCTGGTGCAGACCCTTGGGGTGTGGAGAGGGGCAGACTGCTGCTGGGGGTACGGGGATTTGGGTTCAGGCAAATGGAAGTGTGAGCAATATAGTCTGTGCCTTTTTCAGTTCCTGCACGCTTGGTGTTTATATCAGAAGGATCAGGCTCCTGTGGTGCCCGCCTTGCCCTCCCCTGTGGCTCACTCCTTCCACAATCTTGCTCTTTCCCCCTGCACCCTTTCAGACCACAACCAGCAGGGGGcagcatacattttattttcagccAAGACTGGACTCCCTCAGCACCCCACCCCAGAACTCCAGGCCCAAGCCCCTCCTTCTGAGCAGAGGGTCTTTAGTGTTGGAGCTGGAGCTGGCCTGGGAGGATGAACAGGTAGGCAGGGGATGATGCCTCTGAGCTCTTGTGGGGCTACTCGGCACCTCGGGGTTCTCGGGAAGGTAGGCCGACTTTGGGTGCAATAGCAGCACGCTGAGAAAGGGCCCCTTGCTCTCTCAGGTCTCTGTGGGGACACCTGAGTACCTTTAGCCACTGTGGGCAGGGTCCCGGCTTGCAGGAGGCTCCTAGCAGGCGGCAAACTTGCGCTGGATGCGCTTGTACCGGAGAAGCTCCTGCTCACTGACCGAGGGCTGCAGCCGGGCAGCGGCCTGCAGCAGGTCCTCCATGGTGAGCAGCAGTGCTGAGCTTCCGGGCTCTAGCCCTGGGAGGGGGTGACAGGGGGCAACAGAGGCTGTGGTCTATGTCCGAGGAGGGCAGAGCCCTGGGTAGGCATTTTCTTGCCCAGAGTCCCCCAAAGGTCAACAGTCCCTCCTCTGAAATCTAGGACCAGGCCTGGTTCCCATTAGCTTTTTGGTTGACCTCTGGGGCTGGCAAGTGACTCACCTTCCTCCAGGTCCTGAACCCTGCGTTTGAGGGCAGCTGTCATGGCATCAGAGCAGAGGGAGTAGAGGTCTGCCCCCGTCAGCTGGGGAGGGCAGCGGTCCAGCACGTTCACCAAGCTCACGGAGGGCTCTAGCTTGAATCTGTTGTGCAGatacaggaaaggagagaaacagtTTTACCTGGCATCCCCTACTTTGTCAAGAGGCATCCCTGACCAGCTTATTCTGCATGTTGCATTTATCCCCGGACCATCCCAAGGCCCAAGCCCTTTGGGAGTCTCCCCCTAACAGGGCATACTTGCGCGTGATGGCGCTCAGAACGCGTAGCTGGGAGGCGCGGTCCTCGCTCACCCCCACAAACACCAGCTTGTCAAATCTTTAGGGAAATAGGCGGGCATAAGGGTCAGGGAGcccagcatgagtggaggaggcaTAGGATGGGGGTCAGGGGAGAGGCCCCAGTGGGCCTGGTAGAGGTGAGAGGTACGGGGTGCACACCTGCCAGGCCGCAGAAGGGCAGGGTCCAGGAGGTCTGGTCTGTTGGTGGCCCCAATCACAAACACATCTCGAGTGCTGTGAAGCCCATCCAGCTCGGCCAGGAGCTGAGACACCACCCTACAAATCAGGACATGAAGGCAAGAGAGTCCTTGGCCCTTCCTCGGCCCCTGCCCTACCAGCAGTGCCTGTCCTTACAGGTCTTCTCCACAGGGCCACCTGCTCTGCTGTGCCCTGTACACCCCTCCAGGCAGGCCCCCCATTCCCTTCAACGTCCCCCACCCAACTCCAAGGCCCCTATTTCAGAACTGGAATGACAGGTACTCTGGGTGCTGAACACTGTTGCAACCTGTCTCCCATCCCTCCGTCTTGGACCCCAGACTCCATTCTGGCTCAGACCCCCACCTGTCCATCACACCTCCAGAGTCTCCACTTCGCCCCCGGCTTGGAGCCAGGGAGTCCAGTTCATCAAAGAAGATAATGCATGGAGCCGCAGCCCTGGCCCTGGCAAACACtaaggagagaaagggacacacaggagGGGGAAGCTCAGGGGGGGTCTAAAGTCAGGAGATAGGGAAGGAAGAGCCAGGTGTGACAACTCATCCCTCCAGGTACTAGGCCACCCTGGGCAGGTCCTTTGTGGAAAGGACTGTGAGACCTTAGAAAGACCAGGAGCAGCCTGGGGGTGTTGGTAGGC
Protein-coding sequences here:
- the GNMT gene encoding glycine N-methyltransferase, yielding MVDSVYRTRSLGVAAEGLPDQYADGEAARVWQLYIGDTRSRTAEYKAWLLGLLRQHGCQRVLDVACGTGVDSIMLVEEGFTVTSVDASDKMLKYALKERWNRRHEPAFDKWVIEEANWMTLDKDVPQPPGGGFDAVICLGNSFAHLPDCRGDQSEHRLALRNIASMVRSGGLLVIDHRNYDHILSTGCAPPGKNIYYKSDLTKDITTSVLTVNNKAHMVTLDYTVQVPGAGQDGSPGLSKFRLSYYPHRLASFTELLRAAFGGKCQHSVLGDFKPYKPGQAYIPCYFIHVLKRTD